Sequence from the Diorhabda carinulata isolate Delta chromosome 5, icDioCari1.1, whole genome shotgun sequence genome:
GtattgtcaaataaagtcggGTCAGCTGTACTCAAGTTACGTTTGTCGGtttgaaagaaaacaataacaaaacgaGGTCTTTCAACTGAAGTGGATGTCTTGACAGCCCAAACTTCATGTCTTGCTCCTTTAGTAATTGAGGGTAATTCGTGTAACTCCCACTTCCTAAATGGAATAACTATAGGTTGATCTTTTTGAATGGATTTCAtgagatttaattttatgtCGTCATTAGGAAAGATATGTTTAACTTTTAGCTCAACGcttgtaatgtttattttagcTGTTGTAGTGGAGAGCGTTCCAGAGACATTCTTTTCAGTAATATATGTATAAGCAATCATTATCATTTCGTGCCCGAACTAGTCGTATTGTTTAACGCCCACATGTAATCATTGAATAATCGttgaaaatgctgaaaatatgtTTGAGAGGTATTTGAAGGTTGAAGGACTTGTCGCTAACATTCAGAATAGGATCTTTCGGGTAATTCCAGCCGGCTATAGCCATATGATTGGAATCTTCTTGGTTATAACAAGTCATAGCACGTACGGCACTCACTATTCCAGGATCCCGAACTGTTTCCATTTCCCTGGCACTTTCACTGTACGTACATGAATCGAATAGAAAGGCTCCAACATTATTTGCTAATTTTACGTCACCAGCTCCGTGTATTTCAAGCGAACCTTTAATGCACAACAAAGTTTCGCTCATTGCAAAGAACGAATCAACCTGATTAATGCTAAACTCCACAATGTCACTGCAATTGAATGACTTTATAAATGGAGCATAGGTTCTGTATTCAGCCTTTCGAATTGAATCGTCAAACATCGGCTTACGGTAGATATCAAACATTGGAGGCATGTTGTCGTTTTGGCGTTGACGTTTTCCATACATTgttgtcatttttcaatttaaaacccaACGATTGCAGAACCAATTTGTTTGCGAACGTGAGTTGCTTCAGCTTTGATGGTAGCTTATCTAATGAAGTTGAATGCTCTGTAGACTGtcttttatgatttattattagtCCCATTTGCTTCGCGCTCTAAGCTCCAACACCAACGTACTTAGTTCTCCACGAAAGTTTACAGGCTGACCGTCTTGGTCTAAAGCGATGACGGTGATATTGGTTATTTCACGTTGTGGTATAACAGGTAAATAGAGCAAATTATGAGGAATTTCGTCTATGGAATATCCTGGATCCACTTGTATGACGAATTCGTATATAGTATGAGCAGGTCTGTTTGCATCGAAGGCTCCAGTGGTAATGTTACAATCGAAGCGAATACTAGATACTTTAATGATTTTGACGGGGAGATCTGACGAGTGTATTTTGTTTGCGTCGAGTATTTTCGGTGAAAAACCCAAAATTCTCCCAAGACTATTATCttctttgaatgaaattttgtatttactggaaatttcacatttcaacgTATTGTGATTGggttttagtgaaaatatacCCTCTGGTCTAGTTGAATTGTCCACACCCAGTTTATCTCGTATAAACGCTTCAAGATCGGCAATTTCGTAACATCCTGtggaaaaatcaaaactttgaagCTTGCCCTTGGTATCGTAGTAGTAAAACttacaattttcaatgtttggTATACTGTGATAAGAATGAAAAGATCGCAAAGCTATTTCGTAATCATTATTCGGATCGACCACAATAGGCGTAGTAGGTTGAAAGGTAAATTCATGATTGATGCTGTTTACTCTCAGCAACTGTGACATGGTGACTAATGGAATTCGGGtgatgtttgaatttaaataatactacttgtttattctatttattgttacaaaGAAAACAAGTGGCAACTCCGCCTGGTGTGTTTCGGTGTggtggattgagtagcccaCTGGACACAactgccggtcccaagcccgggtAAAGGAGGAGGGTCAAGTCGATAGGCCAGCCCCCTATCACTTGGAAAAAACTTCTTTTGGCTAAAAATCCGAAAACTAGGCCTCGGAATATGGATGATCAAAATGGAAAACGACAATGGCAACGAAAACGGACTATGATTTGTGGAACATGGAATATACAGGGAATTAGAACGAAGGTAGATGAcattttacaagaaattaaaaaacataaactgGACTTTATTGCTCTctctgaaacaaagaaaaaaggacAAGGTACACAAACACTCGGGGAATATATCCACATATACAGCGGCGTTAACAAAGAAGAACATGCAAAAAGGGGTATATCGCTCCTTATACATGAGAAGTATAAGAAGAACGTCTCCAGCTGGGAAGCAATAAGCGATAGAACAATAAAAGTTAATGTCAATTTAAAAGGCtgcaaaataacaataattgctaCTTATGGACCTAATGAAGACGCACGGGtagatgaaaaagaaaagtattatgaaaCGCTAAATGAGCTAATATCTCAGACAGGTAACGATCGAGAAATCATAATACTGGGAGACCTAAATGCTAGAACTGGCAAAGAAACGAAGCATGAGATAATAGGGCCCTACGGTGAAAATACCAGGAATGATAATGGCTCCAGGTTGATAGATGTCTGTCAACATAACTTACTAAGAATAATGAATGGGTATTTTAAACATAAGGAAATACACACATATACATGGACGCAAATAACTAGAAATCTAAGATCAATAATCGACTAtcttataatgaaacaaaaaacgaagatAAAAGTGCACAATGTCAGAGTATATCGATCCGCAGAATGTGGAAGTGACCATCATCTGATAAAAGCTAAGTTAATAATGCCAATAATCAAAGACAACAAACAAAAGACTCAACTGCAAAACAGTAAAGATTTAACAGATATAGATATACCAAACTATAATATAGAAAGCCTTATGAACGAgagcacaaaattattataccaACAAAGACTGGACCAAAACCTCCCACAGGAGTACGAACAAGAACCAACAGACAATCTTACCAAAGTAGTAATTGACAGCATACACAAAGCAGCCAAAGAAGCCTTAGGatataaagaaatgagaaaGAGAACACGAAATTATTGGTGGACTGAACAActgcaaaatttaaaagaacaaaaacaacgatTGTATCATACCTGGGTAAGCACTAAAAAAGCAGAACATAGGGAACAATATAGTGAAgctgtatcaaaatttaaaaccgcTGCGATAGAGGCCAAAAACCTCAGCTGGGAAAATAAATGCAAGGAATTGGATACCTATTTAGGAGGACGCCAATCCAGGGAATCGTGGAGATTTATAGATAATGTTAGATCTGgcagaaaagaaaatatcccaATAGGCACCATATCACCAAATAAATGGCAAGACTATTACCGCTCATTACTCAGAGAACAGAGATCTGAATATAGTAACATGCCGGCTGAAGACATACGGATTACAGGTGAACCAATAAAAATCAAcgtagaaaaaacaaagaaagctATAACACTACTTAAAAATGGGCGCGCTCCTGGTCCAGAGGGAATACCTGCAGAATTAATAAAAGCAGGAACAAATAGGCTGTTTAATATCCTAACAGAAATTATCAATAGACATCTAAATGGAGAACCAATACCGCAAACGTGGAAAGAAGGATGGATCACGTCCATATACAAGAAAGGAAATAAGGAAGACTGCAATAATTATAGGGGCATTACAGTGACTAGTACGCTCAGTAGGTTatacggaaaaataataaaggagatCATTTGTGAAGAATATCACCCATACGAATCCGAGGAACAAAACGGCTTCAGAGCAGGTCGATCGACGATAGATAGTATTTTCTGTCTAtcacaaataatcgaaaagagaACCGTAAGATCACAAGAAGTGCACCTACTATTGGTAGACTTGAAGAAAGCTTATGACACAGTACCTGTCTCAAAATTATGGGAGGTTCTGGaaagaacgagcataaataccaCTCTAATAAAGGCTATAAAAGAACTATACAGAGACAcaacagcaaaaataaaaataggtaacAAGGTGACAGACGGCTTCAAAACAACCAAAGGCTTGCGACAAGGGTGTTGTTTATCCCCAAATCTGTTCAACATATACATAGATGAAGCCCTAagaatttggaagaaaaaatgtaaaggaaTGGGACTAACTATTGGGGAGAGCACCTTGTATACACTGCACTATGCCGATGACCAGGTAGTGGTAGCACAGGAAAAAGAAGATCTGGAGTACATGTCTAGAAAACTTAtagaagaataccaaaaatggGGTCTACAGGTTAGCACGGAGAAGACACAATACATATGTATAGGATCAGAAGATTCACCTGGGTATTTAGATCTagagggaaaaataattaaaaactgtaaggAATGCATATACCTAGGTGTAAAACTAACAACAACAGGACGAAACGAGGAAACAATTAGGGACAGAATAACCAAAGGAAGAAAAGTAATAAGAGCCCTGAACTCAGTGCTGTGGCAAAAGAATATTagaccagaaacaaaaaagagaatatacaacgccattttacaaccaataattacatataGCTCCGAGGTTTGGCAACttacagaaaagcaaaaaaataacttaaatgcagtggaaatggatttctggaggagagcagcaagaatatctagaacggaacatataagaaacgaggaaataagaagacaattgaaagtagaaagaactttagtagaagatatagaaaagaaacagttgatttggtacggacacgttaagagaatgggaagagaacgactaccaagaataatattagaatggacccccacagaaaaaagaaagaggggaagaccacctagaacatggctacaaggaatcactagagcaatgtccgaaaggaacctagcagtcgacgactggcaagatagacaggcctggagattaggaacccaaaggcgtataacgctataaaaggggatatatatataaaacaagtgGCTTGAGAACTCGGAGGACCATCACAATGTGTTGTCCAATCAGGTCGGTTGTAATGGATGAAACAAGGTAGTCGTATTTGTAGTTCAAAATTTCCTCGATATTCATTGGGAAGTTTATGCCACATATCCAACAATTCCCAAGGTCTTACACACTCTATTAGATGTTCAATGGGAAAGTGCTTTAGTTCTTCGGCAGTAAAACTATTCAATGTTTTTCCATGGTAGATATGTTGTAGTAATAGTTCTACGCTCGTCATTGTTGCTGTAGAAATTTCAAACACAAATGTCCgcaatttatttgattgtagTTTTGATATTGGGTATTGTTGTAGAAAATTCTCGCACTCTTTCCCAGATATTCAACAACTTCTTTCGGCGGCTTCAAATTaccaaatgaatcaaaatactcTACATCGTTGTTTATCTTTCTGTAAGCCACCCAATGACTCCCACTATTCTTAGAGACATCTAAATTAACCACTGCGCATTCTTGTCTTCGAGGACCGTCTTTGGAGAGGGTGTCTCGCATGAAAACTCCTCGAAAATGTggtattttaagtaattttgcATAATGCGCAATGTCAAAGTCAGATAGTGCGTGATTGGGTagctttattagttttttttttgtttttttttaaatacaatccaaatccaccttttgaatactttttcaaGTATAGGCCAGATCCTACACGTTCCATAGCCTTATTATGACGTACATCTTCCTCCAATTTCTTTTGCGCATGCTTAGCATCAATGACGGTTTTTGCAATCCCAGCAGCACCACCTAACAAAGCTCCAAGTGCCGAAAGACCGGCAAACAAAGGAATAAGTGGTAGGAAACCTCCGGATTTCGCTACAGGTATTACTCGAGGAACCTCGACTTCTTTTTTGCCACCAAATTCTTTAATAAGTGCTTTGGCTGCTCTTAAGGCAAACGTTGCGGTGTCTTTCAAAGATGTTCCTCTCTTCAATGACTTTCCCACTTTCAGAATAACATCTCGATGCAAGGAACGACGTTTGCGACGACAACCCATTCCCAGCTTTCTTTTCACCTTCATTCCGCCTGTTACAAGTAATGCAGCAGCTTTCTCTCCCAGTGAAGCGTCTTTTGATTTGACGCGTGCCCAAGCTTTATCTTCAAGTATCTGATCGGCTTTGTGTCGTTCTTCGAGAGACTTATTCTTCCAGTAAGAAATATCGTGTTGTTTACAAGCAGCGTCCAAGGGGTTGATGCCCGGATCTCCACGATCAAgacgtttttccaattttgtaccagctaaaaaaaaaacaatcaattttttcggaaaaaatagtCTTAGCGGTGGTTTACTTACGTCCACAGTACTGATAGCTAGGTAAGTGAAGTTCAATAGGTAGTTTATTGATGAGAGAATTCAAAATACCCTCTCCTTCAAACACCAACATTAAGACTGACACGCTTAATTGGTGACACCTATATTTAAAGAGTAGTACTACGAAAAACGACAcacacaatgaaaataattcaacaagAGCAGACTATACCCATTGAAAATCTGGATTTCACCTCAACACCAACTGTTGGCAAACATGGTAAATTGTTGCCAAATTCTTTCCGTGCCATTATATGTGGCCCCAGTGGGTGTGGTAAGACGAACGTCGTGCTGGCGCTCCTATTCAATCCAAATGGCgcgaaattcaaaaatgtttatgtcTATTCAAAATCGTTATTTCAACCAAAGTATCAATTGCTACAAGAAGTTATAGCGCAAGTCAAGGGTGTTGGGTATTTCCCATTTAAAGACAATGAGGAAATAATTAGTCCAGAGAAAGCTCGACCAAATTCCATCTTTTTATTCGATGACGTAGCCTGTGACGGTCAGCAGAAAATTCGTGAATACTACTCCATGTGTAGACATAAAGATATTGATGCTGCATATCTTTGTCAAACATACTCAAAAATACCGAAACAGCTTATTCGCGACAATTGTAATGTTATTGTGTTATTCAAGCAGGATGAGgtgaacttgaaacatatattcgACGAACACGTATCTCCAGACATGACGTTTGACACATTCAAAAATGTGTGTTCAAAGTGTTGGTGTGATCGCTATGGTACTTTGGTAATTATGAAGGATTTTACCCTTAATGGTGGTAGGTATCGCAAAGGattcgataaatatataaaattgtaagcTGCATCTTTAGTCCATACCAAAATGTCTGACGATAAGGTTGCTAATGCATTGCGCAAGAAAAAAGTGTCCGAACTTGCCAGATCGATTCGCAAAAAATACTTGTCGTTGAAATTAGGTAAATCAGAGCAAGATGAGTCtattaataaactattcaaGCCGATATCTAAACCGCTTGAAGAAATTGTGCAATCCTCAAAGAcattacaaaaaacgattacAAATTTAAATCCAAAAGAGGAAATAAAGAAGAAGGAAGAACCACCTGATGATGTGTTTACACCTTTTCTCGAAACGGAACCGGTGGCCGAAACCGATGAATCCGGAAATATTACACGTTCTGAATCTCCAGAAGAGATGCGCCCCGAAATTTCCCAGGAAGCTTTCGCAGACTATTTGGACCAATATCCAGCCATCAGTCATCAGTTCATTGAAGATTACTTccaaaaagatgataaaattgataaaaattatggtccGATATACAACGATGAAATCGGTTGGTCATTAGGCAAACGTCGAATTGCATTTGATGGAAAAACCGGTAATATAAACATACTACCTGAGAAAAACAAAGGAGGAAGATATGTAATTGGAACACCAGGCTTGTATGAGCTTCTATTTTACCGAGACCCCAGTTACAATGATCAAGATTTACAGaactataaaaatcttttgacaaCAACTGAAGTTCATTTAGACACGTTAGATCGTCTTAAGGGGTCAAgtactgaaaaatatcactacatCATAAAAcctttattcaaaacaaaatctctAACGACGACGAATAGATCGTCGCAGGTATTGACTCGTCTAAAATCGATTCCTTCAGCAAAAAGAAAAGGCATCGATCGTTTAAGATATAATGATAAACCTATGGAGTATATTTATTGGGATGATGCGAATGAATTGGTGGAACGTTTGAAGTTGTTGATTGCTTCAAAAGAGGCAGGTAATACGTCACACGACAACGAAATAGTAGCAATTATCAATGAACTCAAGGAGGCtgatataatagaataatacaagttgaaacttgttcattttaattatgCCAGTCGATAAATTCGGACATAGACATCAAACGACGCCCTATGCGCGTTTACCAGTGAAAATTACGTTTCCTCATACACAGGACggtaatattgatattgaaaatatgaaaatttgtaatgttAAGGAACCGACAACAAATAGTGATgctgcaacaaaaaaatatgttgatgtgCAGTTGATTGACCTACGTGCTATCAACTCACCATTAATTCAAGCACATGGTGTGGGGCTGCAGCAACAAGACCGTGATATAAAGGATTTAGCTGTAGGATTGAACTAAATGAGAAATGAGCTTCATAAGACGAAAATCCCCATATTACAGGCGCACATTACtaacttacaaaataaaacttacgaaattgatacatttatttcgCGAAATCCCCCTGTAGCAGCTAGGGATATGGCTACGAAGAAATACGTTGACGATTCAATTGTTGcagccaaaatatttattcgaaaagaATTCACTGCTTCTATTAACATGTGTGTTGAGAGCATACGtgagttacaaaaagaaattacagaaaatatcagATCCGTCTCTGATATGAAAACTAACGTTTCGGGCATTGTAAACAATATTAAGGTTATGAATACGAATACCGTTAACCGCATTAACAGTCTGGAGTAATAtgtattctaaagaaaaaattcatcttgtaaACGAACTCCACAAACCGATACGGAAAAAATTTCCTCGGAGACGCACTATTATTAAGGGTCTTGACGATCTTTGGCAAATGGATCTTGCGGAGATGAGGAATTTTGCATCACAAAATAGGAATCATAAAATGATACTGGTCgtcattgattgtttttcaaagtttgtgtGGACACGCCCACTAAAAACGAAGACCGGAGAGGAGATTACTCGGGCATTCTCGCTCACACTAGACGAATTCCAAAAAATCTGCAATCTGATCAGGGAAAGGAATTTTACAAcagcaaatttcaaaatttaatgagaaaacacaACATAAATCATTATAGCGTATTTAGTACAATGAAAGCCTCTATGGCAGAGCGAGTTATAAGAACGCTAAAATCGAAACTCTACAAGTATTTCAGTTTAAATGGCACCTACAAATGGATTGATATTCTGCCTGAAATAACTCAAAACtataacaatacaaaacattccacatcaaaatataaacctTCCCAAGTCAACAAATCCaacgaaaaatctattttgaataacaCCTATAGTCATTTAAAGATAGCCGGTCCACGAAAATTTAAAGTTGGCTACATTGTGCGCATATCCAAGGCAAAGCATGTCTTTGAAAAAGGATATACACCCAATTGGACTACAGAACTATTCAAAATCACCAAAGTTAAAATTACCAATCCTGCTACGTATTTACTTGAAGACATGCAAGGTACACCAATCAGCGGCTGCTTCTATCATGAAGAACTACAGAAAACATCGAATCCAGACATTTACTTAGTTGAAAAGGTGCTCAGAAGAAAGGGTAACAAAATGTACGTCAAGTGGCTTGGTTTGGATAGCAAACACAACAGTtggatagaaaatattgatattgtatagattttttttttcggttagCCGCGCTAAAAACCTTGAAAGAGCTCTATAAATTGGAGTGAGCTTTGGATATCAAACCCAGTTAGCAACATGAGTTCCCAAAATAGTGGTATTGTCGACATCGAATCTGATTCGAGTAACTTCAGTTCAGAGTTAGATAGAATATTGGAAAACTATGAGACTGCTGTCAAGTCTGAAAACATTTACCTGCTTTCAACACAGTATCCAATTTCGGGGTATGAAGTAAAATGTGGAATAAGTCCTGCAAGATCATTCACACCTGCTGTTATCTTATCTCAACATCTTAAGTTCAGCAAAATATCTTTCAGTACTTATGAATGGAATACCTTTATCTCAATTATGTCACAACAGATCTTTCATACCGGAGACGAGTTCAAACCTGATTCATTACCATGTGGAGATTACTGTACCATCACCCCATTGAATTAC
This genomic interval carries:
- the LOC130894148 gene encoding uncharacterized protein LOC130894148, with amino-acid sequence MTTMYGKRQRQNDNMPPMFDIYRKPMFDDSIRKAEYRTYAPFIKSFNCSDIVEFSINQVDSFFAMSETLLCIKGSLEIHGAGDVKLANNVGAFLFDSCTYSESAREMETVRDPGIVSAVRAMTCYNQEDSNHMAIAGWNYPKDPILNVSDKSFNLQIPLKHIFSIFNDYSMITCGR